Proteins encoded by one window of bacterium:
- a CDS encoding STAS domain-containing protein, with the protein MKFEDILQDDIVIIDISGKIMGGEETTMFHGRVHEYLNRNKKKFVLDLAKTDWMNSVGLGMLISALTSVKNSGGRLVLANITKIESILTITRLISVFEHFESREDALKALKG; encoded by the coding sequence ATGAAGTTTGAAGACATTCTGCAGGACGATATCGTCATCATCGACATATCGGGAAAGATCATGGGTGGCGAAGAGACGACGATGTTCCACGGCCGCGTCCATGAGTACCTCAATCGGAACAAGAAGAAATTCGTTCTTGATCTGGCCAAGACGGATTGGATGAACTCCGTTGGCCTGGGGATGCTTATCTCGGCGCTGACCTCAGTCAAGAATTCGGGCGGACGCCTGGTTCTGGCCAATATCACGAAGATCGAATCTATTCTGACTATCACTCGCCTGATCTCTGTTTTTGAGCACTTTGAGAGCCGCGAAGATGCCCTCAAAGCGCTAAAAGGCTAG
- a CDS encoding GNAT family N-acetyltransferase, with amino-acid sequence MAITVRELKPTDWPAVEELFGERGACGGCWCMFWRIPHGGKLWRNAVGEPNHKAFRKLVKAGEANGILAFDGSTPIGWCSFGRRLDFPRTETMKAYARTDIDQVWSINCFFVRKEYRNSGLAEKMCEAAVKAIVKRKGKIIESYPVPLTKDGNKLPAAFVYTGPEAIFKRLGFSLTQRLSHSRPLYRLSFAKSKKKGT; translated from the coding sequence ATGGCAATTACCGTGCGAGAATTAAAGCCCACAGACTGGCCCGCAGTCGAAGAACTTTTCGGCGAACGTGGCGCCTGCGGCGGATGCTGGTGTATGTTCTGGCGAATCCCCCATGGTGGCAAACTCTGGCGGAATGCCGTCGGCGAACCGAACCACAAAGCGTTTCGCAAATTGGTCAAGGCTGGTGAGGCCAACGGCATACTCGCATTCGATGGTTCCACCCCGATCGGATGGTGTTCCTTCGGGCGGCGCCTCGATTTCCCGCGCACCGAAACCATGAAAGCCTACGCCCGGACCGATATCGACCAGGTCTGGTCGATCAATTGCTTTTTCGTCCGAAAGGAATACCGCAACAGTGGGCTCGCTGAAAAAATGTGTGAAGCCGCCGTCAAGGCGATCGTCAAACGGAAAGGGAAGATCATCGAAAGCTATCCTGTCCCGCTGACCAAGGATGGCAACAAACTCCCGGCGGCATTTGTCTACACCGGCCCCGAAGCGATCTTCAAGCGACTCGGCTTCAGTCTCACGCAACGGCTCTCCCATAGTCGTCCGCTCTATCGACTTTCTTTCGCTAAGTCAAAGAAGAAAGGAACCTGA
- the clpX gene encoding ATP-dependent Clp protease ATP-binding subunit ClpX, producing MPHRCSFCGKAYGQVKRLFSGHEAYICNECVVLCSDLLQNAPDYEPSEEIANLPRPAEIKNFLDQYVIGQELAKKTVAVAVYNHYKRVNLNLRSRSAGDVANTDVVDLEKSNILMLGPTGTGKTLIARSLAKFLKVPFTIADATVLTEAGYVGEDVENILVRLYQAANYNQAKTERGIIYIDEIDKISRKDGNPSITRDVSGEGVQQGLLKILEGTVSNIPPKGGRKHPEQAFVQIDTSNILFICGGAFDGLEKIVARRQGSRIVGFEANKKFVGQNSDEVLDHVIPADLIEYGLIPELVGRLPVVAPLRPLDAVAMMSILTEPKNALTKQYARLMEMEGVKIRFEEDALQAAVKIAMEKKTGARALRSIFEKAMLGVMYDIPSHPEVAEVVVGAETITEGKPPKLVTHAEKKKAG from the coding sequence ATGCCACACCGCTGTTCCTTCTGCGGGAAAGCGTACGGTCAGGTCAAACGGCTCTTCTCCGGTCATGAGGCCTATATTTGCAATGAGTGCGTGGTCCTCTGCTCCGACCTGTTGCAGAATGCTCCTGATTACGAACCGAGCGAGGAGATCGCCAATCTCCCGCGCCCGGCCGAGATCAAGAACTTCCTCGACCAGTACGTGATCGGTCAGGAGCTCGCCAAGAAAACGGTAGCTGTCGCGGTCTACAACCATTACAAGCGCGTCAATCTCAATCTCCGCTCACGCTCGGCCGGCGATGTTGCCAACACCGATGTCGTCGATCTGGAGAAGTCCAATATCCTGATGCTTGGTCCGACCGGTACGGGCAAAACGCTCATCGCCCGGTCGCTCGCCAAATTCCTCAAAGTGCCGTTCACGATCGCCGATGCTACCGTCCTCACCGAGGCCGGTTATGTCGGCGAGGATGTCGAAAATATCCTGGTCCGCCTCTACCAGGCGGCCAATTACAATCAGGCGAAGACCGAACGAGGGATCATCTATATCGACGAGATCGACAAGATATCCCGAAAAGATGGAAACCCATCGATCACCCGCGATGTCTCCGGCGAAGGGGTCCAGCAGGGTCTGCTCAAGATCCTCGAAGGGACTGTCTCTAATATCCCGCCGAAAGGTGGACGGAAACATCCCGAGCAGGCCTTCGTGCAGATCGATACCTCGAACATCCTCTTCATCTGCGGCGGAGCGTTTGATGGTCTGGAAAAGATCGTCGCCCGTCGGCAGGGGAGTCGCATTGTCGGGTTTGAGGCGAACAAGAAGTTCGTCGGACAGAACTCCGATGAGGTTCTTGACCATGTCATTCCGGCTGATCTGATCGAATACGGGTTGATACCGGAATTGGTCGGTCGTCTTCCGGTGGTGGCGCCGCTTCGTCCGCTCGACGCTGTCGCGATGATGTCTATCCTGACCGAACCGAAAAACGCGCTGACCAAACAGTATGCGCGGTTGATGGAGATGGAAGGGGTCAAGATCCGCTTCGAAGAAGACGCGCTTCAGGCGGCGGTGAAGATCGCGATGGAGAAAAAGACCGGCGCCCGCGCGCTGCGGTCTATTTTCGAGAAGGCGATGCTTGGCGTGATGTACGATATCCCGTCGCATCCTGAAGTAGCCGAAGTCGTTGTCGGCGCGGAGACGATCACTGAAGGCAAGCCACCGAAACTGGTAACTCACGCGGAGAAGAAAAAAGCGGGATGA
- the tig gene encoding trigger factor yields the protein MKVEVKTGEGLVRELSVVIPAERVQTEMEKKFVEVQQKAEIKGFRKGKVPMPMIKNMFTNEVRADVVDDLIKETLPEAVKEHSLKVATRPTLTDFNFNDDGGFNYTAQVEVFPEVGTIAFAGIKVTKEDGEVTDKDVNEMVDYMRKRMATVRPVEREAQSSDWVTVDLKKIADPKLVLQTDSFPNSEVDLSNPVTIKEFREQIPGMKIGDEKKIEVIYPEDYSDRVFAGASITYHATLKSVKEVILPELDDSFAKQTGIGETLLEMRLKIREDLKRQREDAYKRNQRHELVHQMADINPIPIPEGMVAEYLESVIEDFKKQYPMATADDEEQIKQNYRHVGIEAMRWDLIWHQLAGQEKIEVLPSDTEKWIDEFALRNQITKEQAAEALNKSGKVSSLRESLLEEKVLDFLMSKAQVVAPEKKA from the coding sequence GTGAAAGTTGAAGTCAAAACTGGTGAAGGGTTAGTGCGCGAACTTTCGGTGGTTATCCCTGCCGAGCGGGTACAGACCGAAATGGAAAAGAAATTCGTCGAGGTCCAGCAAAAAGCTGAGATCAAGGGATTCCGCAAAGGGAAAGTCCCGATGCCCATGATCAAAAACATGTTCACCAACGAGGTCCGTGCGGATGTCGTCGATGATCTGATCAAGGAAACCCTCCCCGAAGCCGTCAAAGAACATTCCCTCAAAGTCGCCACCCGCCCGACCCTGACCGACTTTAACTTCAACGACGATGGCGGTTTCAACTACACCGCCCAGGTCGAAGTTTTTCCCGAGGTCGGCACTATCGCCTTCGCCGGTATCAAGGTGACTAAAGAAGATGGCGAAGTGACTGACAAAGACGTCAACGAGATGGTTGACTATATGCGGAAGCGGATGGCCACTGTCCGCCCGGTCGAGCGCGAAGCGCAGTCCTCGGATTGGGTGACGGTCGACCTCAAAAAGATCGCCGACCCGAAACTGGTTCTGCAGACCGATAGCTTCCCGAATTCCGAGGTCGACCTGTCCAATCCGGTCACGATCAAAGAATTCCGCGAACAGATCCCCGGCATGAAGATCGGCGATGAGAAAAAGATCGAAGTCATCTACCCCGAGGACTACTCCGACCGCGTTTTCGCCGGAGCATCGATCACCTATCATGCTACCCTGAAATCAGTCAAGGAAGTGATCCTTCCGGAACTCGATGACTCTTTCGCCAAGCAGACCGGGATAGGGGAGACCCTGCTCGAAATGCGCCTTAAGATCCGCGAGGACCTCAAGCGCCAGCGCGAGGATGCATACAAGCGGAACCAGCGCCACGAACTGGTCCACCAGATGGCCGATATCAACCCTATCCCGATCCCCGAAGGGATGGTCGCTGAGTACCTTGAGTCGGTGATCGAGGACTTCAAGAAGCAATATCCCATGGCAACCGCCGATGATGAAGAGCAGATCAAACAGAACTACCGCCATGTTGGAATAGAAGCGATGCGCTGGGATTTGATCTGGCATCAGCTTGCGGGGCAAGAGAAGATTGAAGTTTTGCCGTCAGATACCGAAAAATGGATAGACGAATTTGCCCTGCGCAACCAGATCACCAAGGAGCAGGCGGCCGAAGCCCTGAATAAGTCGGGTAAGGTCAGCAGCTTGCGGGAATCGCTGCTCGAAGAAAAAGTGCTCGATTTCCTGATGAGCAAAGCCCAGGTGGTGGCGCCGGAGAAAAAAGCCTAA
- a CDS encoding UvrD-helicase domain-containing protein has product MHHLLEGLNNEQRDAVVTTDGPLLVIAGAGSGKTRVLTRRLAYILMQRLAEPYQMLAVTFTNKAAGEMKARVNALMATDIAELQVSTFHSFCARLLRREAASAGYDSNFTILDQEDSISLIKNCIKDLRISDGQFPAKGQARKISDAKNQLISADQFAQQASGYFESRTAEIYKLYQRRLRECNGMDFDDLIFNSVWILKNNQEIGDRYRNRFKYLLVDEYQDTNRVQYLLLKSILGDHQNICVVGDEDQSIYGWRGADIRNILEFEKDFPGARIIKLEQNYRSTNTILKAASAVIENNQARKGKTLWAQAEDGEPIRLLMVDSAEDEAVRMVEQIDSDRGSRSLKEMVILYRTNAQSRPFEEQLRRKNIPYQIVGGISFYHRKEIKDLMAYLKLIANPKDDVAFERIINYPKRGLGDKTVSDIAALGSQQKQPMYEIARSAASYPDLAGKAKRIQPFVDLIEKFQARVETDPIDILAEDLVADLKLIEELRAEDAVVGEAKVENIEAFIEGAAEFARGRSEANLRDYLSEISLFSDTDQYKEIEEKITLMTIHAAKGLEYETVYLVGLEEGLFPLQRTIVEPMELEEERRLFYVAATRARKRLFLSTATTRFRFGEVQSIPSRFIKEIPEGLLEKRDFRARTMFQYGNGYQSQSTAQGKPFPSHQVGEDDLFGGRSAASASKAKGETYYEYEENETYRVGRIVAHPTFGRGKILAAEGYGDSLRLEIMFTGLGVKKIMAKYAKLRIVG; this is encoded by the coding sequence ATGCATCATCTCCTGGAAGGCCTCAATAACGAACAACGCGACGCGGTGGTCACGACCGATGGACCATTGCTGGTGATCGCCGGCGCGGGGTCAGGCAAAACGCGGGTATTAACGCGACGTCTGGCGTATATCCTGATGCAGCGATTGGCGGAGCCGTACCAGATGCTGGCGGTGACATTCACCAACAAGGCGGCGGGAGAGATGAAAGCGCGTGTCAATGCGCTGATGGCCACTGACATAGCGGAACTTCAGGTCAGCACATTCCACTCCTTCTGTGCGCGGTTACTTCGGCGCGAAGCGGCCTCTGCAGGGTATGACAGTAATTTCACGATCCTCGATCAGGAAGATTCGATCAGCCTGATCAAAAACTGTATCAAGGATCTTCGGATATCGGATGGTCAGTTCCCGGCCAAAGGGCAGGCGCGCAAGATCTCCGATGCGAAAAATCAGTTGATATCGGCGGACCAGTTCGCCCAGCAGGCTTCCGGTTATTTCGAATCCCGCACGGCAGAGATCTACAAGTTGTATCAGCGCCGGTTGCGCGAATGCAATGGGATGGATTTTGACGACCTGATCTTCAACTCGGTCTGGATCCTGAAAAACAATCAGGAGATCGGTGACCGGTATCGAAATCGATTTAAGTATCTGCTGGTGGATGAGTACCAGGATACCAACCGGGTGCAGTACCTGTTGCTGAAGTCGATCCTCGGAGATCACCAGAATATCTGTGTAGTGGGAGATGAGGACCAGTCGATCTATGGCTGGCGCGGTGCGGATATCCGCAATATTCTCGAATTCGAGAAAGATTTCCCCGGAGCCAGGATCATCAAACTGGAGCAGAATTACCGGAGTACCAATACGATTCTGAAAGCGGCCTCGGCGGTGATCGAAAACAACCAGGCGCGCAAAGGGAAAACTCTCTGGGCACAGGCCGAGGATGGCGAGCCGATCAGACTGCTGATGGTTGATTCGGCCGAGGATGAGGCGGTGCGGATGGTCGAGCAGATAGATTCCGATCGCGGAAGCAGATCGCTCAAAGAGATGGTGATCCTCTATCGCACCAACGCACAGTCACGACCGTTCGAAGAGCAACTTCGCCGGAAAAATATCCCGTACCAGATTGTCGGTGGCATCTCGTTTTACCATCGCAAAGAGATCAAGGATCTGATGGCGTATCTGAAACTGATCGCCAATCCGAAGGATGATGTTGCATTCGAGCGGATCATCAATTATCCGAAGCGCGGTCTGGGGGATAAGACGGTGTCGGATATCGCGGCGCTGGGTTCACAGCAGAAGCAGCCGATGTATGAGATCGCGCGTTCGGCAGCAAGTTATCCTGATCTTGCCGGCAAAGCGAAGCGGATCCAGCCATTCGTCGACCTGATCGAGAAATTCCAGGCACGGGTTGAGACTGACCCGATCGATATTCTCGCGGAAGATCTGGTCGCCGACCTGAAGCTGATCGAAGAGCTGCGCGCCGAAGATGCCGTGGTCGGTGAAGCGAAGGTTGAGAATATCGAAGCGTTTATCGAGGGTGCGGCCGAGTTCGCACGCGGACGCAGTGAAGCGAACCTTCGCGACTACCTCTCCGAGATCTCGCTGTTCTCCGATACCGACCAGTACAAGGAGATCGAAGAAAAGATCACGCTGATGACGATCCACGCGGCCAAAGGGCTGGAGTACGAGACCGTCTACCTCGTTGGCCTTGAGGAGGGTCTGTTTCCGCTCCAACGAACGATAGTCGAGCCGATGGAGTTGGAAGAGGAACGGCGACTGTTTTATGTCGCCGCAACCCGGGCGCGCAAGCGGCTCTTTCTTTCGACTGCGACGACCCGTTTCCGGTTTGGCGAGGTGCAGTCGATTCCGTCGCGTTTCATCAAGGAGATCCCGGAGGGATTGCTCGAAAAGCGCGATTTCAGGGCACGGACGATGTTCCAGTATGGAAACGGGTATCAATCGCAGTCGACTGCCCAGGGGAAGCCGTTCCCTTCGCACCAGGTTGGAGAAGATGATCTGTTCGGCGGCCGTTCGGCCGCATCTGCATCCAAAGCCAAGGGCGAGACATATTACGAGTATGAAGAGAATGAAACCTATCGGGTGGGGCGAATAGTAGCGCATCCCACATTCGGACGCGGGAAGATACTGGCGGCAGAAGGATACGGGGATTCGCTCCGTTTGGAGATCATGTTCACCGGGCTGGGAGTAAAAAAGATCATGGCGAAGTATGCCAAGTTACGGATAGTTGGCTAA
- the clpP gene encoding ATP-dependent Clp endopeptidase proteolytic subunit ClpP, with the protein MVVEQTGRGERAYDIFSRLLKDRIVFIGTPIDDNISNLVIAQLLFLDAEDPEKDIFLYINSPGGSVSAGLAMYDTMQFIKPDVATTCMGLAASMGAFLLASGTTGKRSALPNSRIMIHQPSAGTQGQISDIVIMTEEFLRTKRRLNELLAYHTGKPLEQIEKDSDRDYFMSAEDAKNYGLIDKVYEFGKKEKK; encoded by the coding sequence ATGGTGGTGGAACAAACCGGACGTGGCGAACGAGCCTATGACATTTTCTCGCGACTCCTCAAAGACCGGATTGTCTTCATCGGCACCCCGATCGATGACAATATCTCCAACCTGGTTATTGCGCAGTTGCTGTTCCTTGATGCTGAGGATCCGGAAAAGGACATTTTCCTCTATATCAATTCTCCGGGTGGTTCGGTCTCGGCCGGACTTGCCATGTATGACACCATGCAGTTCATCAAGCCGGATGTTGCCACCACCTGTATGGGGCTGGCCGCATCGATGGGTGCATTCCTCCTCGCTTCCGGCACAACCGGGAAGCGTTCGGCGCTGCCGAATAGCCGGATCATGATCCACCAGCCGTCAGCCGGCACCCAGGGTCAGATCTCCGATATCGTTATCATGACCGAAGAGTTCCTCCGGACGAAACGCCGCCTCAACGAACTCCTCGCCTATCATACCGGAAAGCCGCTCGAACAGATCGAGAAGGATTCCGACCGCGACTACTTCATGTCCGCCGAAGATGCCAAGAACTACGGCCTGATCGACAAGGTCTACGAGTTCGGCAAGAAAGAAAAGAAGTAG
- a CDS encoding RNA polymerase sigma factor — MNQSEFRIFYRSTYRPLWSYLYRMVREHELSNDLAQESYFRFLKADRGAETPGADRAYLFTIATNLVRDHWRSGKVHGEWVEVEQSDDSDDSAEQIPLQIDLATAMEKLTLMHRSLLWLCYVEGYTHTEAAAIVGVETGSVRVLLSRARKKLAGICREAGIVKERE, encoded by the coding sequence ATGAACCAGTCCGAGTTCCGCATCTTCTACCGCTCGACGTACCGTCCGCTCTGGAGCTATCTCTATCGAATGGTACGCGAGCATGAATTGAGCAATGATCTCGCACAGGAGAGTTATTTTCGATTTCTCAAGGCGGATCGCGGTGCGGAGACACCCGGAGCAGATCGGGCTTACCTCTTCACTATCGCGACCAACCTGGTGCGGGACCACTGGCGAAGTGGAAAAGTACATGGGGAGTGGGTGGAAGTAGAACAGAGCGATGATAGCGATGATTCAGCTGAACAAATTCCGTTGCAGATCGACCTGGCAACGGCGATGGAGAAGCTGACGCTAATGCACCGTTCCCTGCTCTGGCTTTGTTATGTCGAAGGGTACACGCATACTGAGGCGGCGGCTATTGTCGGTGTAGAAACAGGTTCGGTGAGAGTTCTGTTGTCGCGTGCGCGAAAGAAGCTGGCAGGCATCTGTCGTGAAGCCGGTATTGTTAAAGAAAGAGAATGA
- a CDS encoding carbohydrate binding family 9 domain-containing protein: MGTIRLICSAATMAALILFLPLFVSAQETFTARIKPTINVPRVTGEVTVDGKLDEPIWQQCAVADGFSETDPGDLIKPPVDSRALIGFDDHNLYVALIALDNDPKSVRYSLRDRDNIFRDDYFGLMLDTYGDASWGYELFVNPLGIQGDLRMLNGGNEDMTFDLIWHSKGVVTDSGYQVEIAIPFSSLRFPNKEEQVWKINFWRDRQREVRRRMCWAAISRDDPCFMCQWGTLTGISGIKSGNKLEILPNIIAFQSGELRDYGNPDDGFENGDADAEVSFNARYSLSSNATVELSANPDFSQVESDATQIDVNSPFALFFEERRPFFQEGSDLYGSFIDVIYTRSIADPLVASKLTGKFGRTSFTHLLGRDEHTPLLVPQNERSYLWQGGKSTSNILRVKHQLNDGSYVGGMVTDRRLDGGGAGTVFGGDFSYQFLKNYTVEGQLVGNRTAEPDDPALSEDAGDARFDDSAHTVAFDGETFWGSAGYFSLERTARVWNVNIDYNQYSPTFRADNGFVTRNSNRVIDIWTGLNFQQNSKLLQRVEPSVGIGRLWDWDGTRKDEWLVPHLEMQLTGQTFVWAEYLWSRELFRDVWFPGIRRATLGVNGRPSEFFNFEVSGNVGRFIARSGELAEPVLGEGQNYFLWISLKPTKRLLIEPYVEYSKLDYPDGGQNIYDFYVARSRFNYQLSRQWFLRVVVEYVHGKEIINTGSGYGYDKQAFLSVEPLVSWKLNPFTIFYVGSTHDYWDADQEGKLYRSSQRFFAKFQYLFRI; the protein is encoded by the coding sequence ATGGGAACTATCAGACTCATCTGCAGCGCGGCAACCATGGCCGCTCTTATCCTGTTTCTACCGTTGTTTGTTTCCGCTCAGGAGACGTTTACAGCCAGGATCAAGCCGACGATCAATGTCCCCCGCGTTACCGGAGAAGTCACTGTTGATGGCAAACTGGATGAACCGATCTGGCAACAATGCGCGGTGGCTGATGGTTTTTCCGAGACCGATCCCGGCGACCTGATCAAGCCGCCGGTTGACTCACGGGCGCTGATCGGCTTCGATGATCACAACCTCTATGTGGCGCTCATCGCGCTTGACAATGACCCGAAGTCGGTCCGCTATTCGTTGCGCGACCGCGACAATATTTTCCGCGATGATTATTTCGGCCTGATGCTCGACACATACGGCGACGCATCCTGGGGGTATGAGTTGTTCGTCAATCCGCTTGGCATCCAGGGGGACCTTCGGATGCTAAACGGCGGCAACGAAGATATGACTTTCGACCTGATCTGGCACTCCAAAGGAGTAGTTACCGACAGTGGCTACCAGGTTGAGATCGCGATACCGTTTTCCAGCCTTCGCTTCCCGAATAAAGAGGAGCAGGTCTGGAAGATCAATTTCTGGCGCGACCGTCAGCGCGAAGTACGCCGTCGCATGTGCTGGGCGGCCATCAGCCGCGATGACCCTTGCTTTATGTGCCAGTGGGGAACCCTTACCGGTATCTCTGGGATCAAGTCTGGCAACAAGCTGGAGATACTTCCTAATATCATCGCGTTCCAGTCAGGGGAGTTGAGAGATTATGGCAATCCCGATGACGGGTTTGAGAATGGGGATGCCGATGCAGAGGTCTCATTCAATGCGCGTTATAGTCTCTCTTCGAACGCGACGGTAGAGCTCTCCGCCAATCCGGATTTCAGCCAGGTTGAGTCGGATGCGACCCAGATCGATGTTAATTCTCCCTTTGCGCTCTTCTTTGAAGAACGACGCCCCTTCTTCCAGGAGGGGAGCGACCTGTATGGTTCATTCATAGATGTCATTTACACCCGTTCAATCGCTGATCCGCTTGTTGCCTCAAAACTGACGGGGAAATTCGGGCGGACCAGTTTTACGCACCTGCTGGGGCGGGATGAACACACCCCGCTTTTGGTTCCGCAAAACGAACGCTCTTACCTTTGGCAAGGTGGGAAAAGCACGTCGAATATCCTGAGAGTGAAACATCAACTCAATGATGGCTCATATGTCGGCGGCATGGTGACGGACCGTCGCCTGGATGGCGGCGGTGCAGGAACGGTCTTTGGCGGCGACTTTTCCTATCAGTTCCTGAAAAACTACACGGTAGAGGGGCAACTGGTCGGCAACCGGACTGCAGAACCAGATGACCCGGCGCTTTCAGAAGATGCCGGGGATGCACGTTTTGATGATTCGGCGCATACCGTTGCGTTTGACGGCGAGACCTTCTGGGGAAGCGCGGGGTATTTTAGCTTAGAACGGACTGCGCGGGTCTGGAATGTGAATATCGACTATAACCAGTATAGCCCTACTTTCCGTGCGGACAATGGTTTTGTCACGCGCAATAGCAATCGGGTCATTGATATTTGGACCGGTCTCAATTTCCAGCAGAACAGCAAGCTCTTGCAGCGCGTTGAGCCATCGGTAGGTATCGGCCGCTTGTGGGATTGGGATGGCACACGCAAAGATGAATGGCTGGTGCCGCATCTTGAGATGCAACTAACCGGTCAGACCTTCGTCTGGGCGGAGTATCTCTGGAGCAGAGAGCTGTTCCGCGATGTCTGGTTTCCGGGGATCCGACGTGCCACACTTGGGGTTAATGGCAGACCCTCGGAGTTTTTCAATTTCGAAGTAAGCGGGAATGTCGGGCGGTTCATCGCACGAAGTGGTGAATTGGCCGAACCAGTACTTGGGGAAGGACAGAATTACTTCCTCTGGATATCGCTCAAGCCGACCAAGCGACTGTTGATCGAGCCATACGTTGAATATTCCAAATTGGATTACCCGGACGGCGGCCAGAACATTTATGACTTCTATGTTGCACGGTCACGCTTCAATTATCAGTTGAGCCGTCAGTGGTTTTTGCGAGTAGTAGTTGAGTATGTGCACGGAAAGGAGATCATCAATACCGGCTCAGGTTACGGATACGACAAGCAAGCGTTTCTGTCGGTCGAACCGCTGGTGAGCTGGAAATTGAATCCGTTTACGATCTTCTATGTTGGTTCAACGCATGACTACTGGGACGCTGACCAGGAAGGCAAGCTGTACCGGTCATCGCAGCGTTTCTTCGCGAAATTTCAGTATCTGTTCAGGATATAG
- a CDS encoding site-specific integrase, protein MGLYKRGDAWYIDYYVNGKRKRERVGSNKKVAEQALAKRQVQVAEHRFLDIQRSPRTSLEELIGAYLEYAKANKLSWQRDVHSIQRLKESFGRKLLSEITPLALETYKSSRLKVVAPATVNRELACLKHMFTKAIQWQMATSNPVRMVRMLKEHNQRLRYLTNDEIQLLMNALPERVQPVVQCALYTGMRRGELLNLKWADVDLKQRLLFVRQSKNGEKREIPIAETLLKVLNALERTGEYVFSFGNGNRMRSIREAFDRAVKRCGILNYHFHDNRHTFASYLVMAGVDLLTVKELMGHKSITMTLRYAHLSPDHKRKAIESLDYCAPGHRSIPESKTNVS, encoded by the coding sequence ATGGGATTGTATAAGCGTGGCGACGCGTGGTATATCGATTACTACGTCAACGGAAAGCGTAAGCGTGAGCGCGTTGGCTCGAATAAGAAAGTTGCGGAGCAAGCACTTGCCAAACGTCAGGTGCAGGTGGCAGAGCACCGATTTTTGGACATTCAACGGTCACCAAGAACCAGCCTTGAGGAGCTCATCGGCGCTTACCTGGAATACGCCAAGGCCAACAAACTGTCGTGGCAGCGTGATGTCCACAGCATTCAACGCCTGAAGGAGTCTTTTGGCCGAAAGCTACTGAGTGAGATCACACCGTTAGCTTTGGAGACGTACAAGAGCAGTCGCCTGAAAGTAGTTGCTCCAGCGACGGTCAATCGAGAATTGGCATGCCTCAAGCACATGTTCACGAAGGCGATCCAGTGGCAGATGGCTACGAGTAACCCCGTCCGAATGGTTCGCATGCTCAAGGAGCACAATCAACGGCTGCGGTACCTCACCAACGATGAGATACAACTACTGATGAATGCGTTGCCAGAGCGAGTACAGCCGGTTGTCCAATGTGCCCTCTATACAGGCATGCGTCGGGGTGAATTGCTGAATCTCAAATGGGCCGATGTAGATTTGAAGCAGCGCTTGCTCTTTGTACGCCAGTCGAAGAATGGTGAGAAACGGGAGATTCCCATTGCTGAGACACTGCTGAAGGTGCTCAATGCCCTCGAACGAACCGGTGAGTATGTCTTTTCCTTTGGCAATGGCAACCGTATGCGGAGCATCCGGGAAGCGTTTGATCGAGCGGTCAAGCGGTGTGGCATCCTTAACTACCACTTTCATGACAACCGGCACACCTTCGCGTCCTATTTGGTTATGGCTGGCGTTGATTTACTGACTGTGAAGGAACTTATGGGACACAAGTCCATAACCATGACATTGAGATACGCACACCTGAGCCCGGACCACAAGCGGAAGGCAATAGAGAGTCTCGATTACTGCGCACCAGGACACCGTTCTATCCCCGAATCCAAGACGAATGTTTCTTGA
- a CDS encoding helix-turn-helix domain-containing protein, translating into MSTDQRFLNKRQVAAMLGLSLYTIDAWVSQRRELPFIKMGRRVMFDRKDVDLWLERNRNSPSAF; encoded by the coding sequence ATGAGCACCGACCAGCGTTTCCTGAATAAGCGGCAGGTGGCCGCCATGTTGGGGCTCTCCCTCTACACGATTGATGCCTGGGTATCCCAGCGACGCGAGTTACCGTTCATCAAGATGGGCCGCCGCGTCATGTTTGATCGGAAAGATGTCGATCTGTGGTTAGAGCGCAATCGAAACTCCCCGTCGGCATTCTGA